A stretch of Caenibius tardaugens NBRC 16725 DNA encodes these proteins:
- a CDS encoding OmpA family protein — MKRRKINGVLGAVAIAIASVPTIAMAQSAGADLLALNGSQLRSELQSRYDGALAATRDPAVVGANDTRYLWASEAKVQCGIAIGYMKSSTKDEPSVRKCGDAYARYNQTLLPPAPEVVANVPNAACANPIAGTVFFDFNADVAPIEAGQTVDAVASSFANCGWRGLAVAGHTDRSGSDAYNNALSMRRAQAVATLLQARGINPNALAVTAHGESEPRVPTPDGERNPQNRRVEITAN; from the coding sequence ATGAAACGCAGGAAGATCAACGGTGTGTTGGGTGCGGTGGCGATTGCCATCGCGTCCGTTCCGACAATCGCCATGGCGCAATCGGCAGGGGCAGACCTGCTGGCGCTGAACGGAAGCCAGTTGCGAAGCGAATTGCAGAGCCGATACGACGGTGCGCTGGCGGCCACGCGTGACCCTGCGGTCGTTGGCGCCAATGATACCCGGTATCTCTGGGCATCGGAAGCCAAGGTCCAGTGCGGCATTGCCATCGGTTACATGAAATCGTCGACCAAGGATGAGCCGAGCGTGCGCAAGTGCGGTGATGCCTATGCGCGGTATAACCAGACGCTTCTGCCACCGGCACCCGAAGTCGTCGCAAACGTACCCAATGCGGCCTGTGCCAATCCGATCGCCGGAACCGTGTTCTTCGATTTCAACGCCGATGTGGCGCCGATTGAAGCCGGGCAGACCGTTGATGCGGTTGCCAGTTCGTTTGCCAATTGTGGCTGGCGTGGGCTGGCGGTTGCCGGGCATACCGATCGCTCGGGCAGCGACGCCTACAACAACGCGCTGTCCATGCGCCGCGCACAGGCCGTTGCCACGCTGTTGCAGGCCCGCGGTATCAATCCGAACGCACTTGCCGTAACGGCCCATGGCGAAAGCGAACCGCGCGTACCGACACCTGACGGAGAGCGGAACCCGCAAAACCGTCGTGTCGAAATTACGGCTAATTGA